ACCTTAGGGACTGAAAAAGACTCAGACTGGAAGCCCAGGCTCTCTCTCGACTAGTCTTCTACCGGCCAAACTCCTGAAACATTTCTTCAACTTACCTTGTAAGAACGAATGAATCGGACAAATACTGGGAAAAACACAgaaggaggtgtggtcttgggACTCTCACCAAAGTAGCGCACAACTGCATTGTAGGCCTCCTGGGTAAAGGGCAGACAGAGGGTCATCCCAGTGGGTAGAAGCCCAGTGCTCACATATGGACAGAAGGCCCACAGAAAGCAAAGCCTACTGTCAAGAGAGGAGAGCCAATTACCCAAGCCCCTCCTGAGTCCTAACTTCAGACACGGATGTCTGCCATCTGTAAAGTCCCTTGCTAACCACCCCTCACATTCCCGCACTGCTGGCCAGGTGTCTGGTACAAGAGTTGGATGCCTACCTGAAGTGCCCAGTGTGTTGGCTCTAGATGTTTGTTGCCTCCCTCCCCCAGTTCCTTGCTCACCTCAGCAGTCTTGGCATCACGCTGGAGCTTGTCCAGTTTGCCTTCATTGGTAGTAAGGAAGTTTCGAAGAACGCTGTTGTCATGAATGCTGCATTCCCGCCGAATCAGCTCCATTCCCCGGCCCAGCTCCTTGACGTCTAGCAGCACGTTCTCCAGGGACACTATTTACCAAGAGCCTGGCTGAGGTTTACCCAGGACAATAGCACATTGATCCCACCATGTCCCCTTGGCATAGACTTGAGTGGCGTACATGTAGAGAAGTCCGTGTCAAGCAGGCTGGGCTCTCAGGCAGTAGGAAGGAATGGAGGGTCAGAGTTCATGGACCCAAAGAACAAAGTAGCAAAGGAAGGAAAACCAGAGACAGCTGGTCTCCACTGGAGCTACCTGGGCCTGCTGTTGCTTTTTCATGGACAGGATAGAAACAGTAATACTGTATATCTGTCTGTAGGGGGCTTTACAGGTTCTCTAATCACATCACATACATGACAGAGAAGTGCAATCTCTAGGCCAGTCTAAGGGAAGCCTGATCCTATGTTGAGTCCAGAGGAAGGCTCGTTCTCTCTGGAGTTGCCTGTGCTCATAGCTTTAGCAGAAAACTTTGAAATAGAAAGAAGACAACAGCAGCCAGAAATGGACCAGGTGTTGCTCCTGCTCAGCCTCCTGGAACTGTCCTGGAAGAGGGagccctcacctgctgcagcctTCTCCACAAAGTGCAGCTCATGCCAGAAGTTAGCCAGCTCCGGGTATTTCTCCTTCACCGTCAAGGCAATGAAGTGCAGCAGTGTCATCTTCCGGTCAGTGGACTTGGTGTCCAGCAGCTGAAAGGGAGTGGTGGCAACAGCGCTAAGCACTCTGGCTCTGGCACTGGTGTCCAGGTGTCCTGCACATGCTGTCCCTGCCATCTTACCAGGTCCAGACTCTGGAGCTTGAAGCCGTATACAGCACCTCGCTTGCTGCTGTTCATGTAGTTCCCCAATGCAAGTATGATCTGTTCATAAGATGCAAGGAAGGCAGGTCATAACAAACCCCAAGAACCCACCCCAGGACCTGAGAACCAACAGCACCAGTCACTCCCTTTCCCAACCTCCAacatctgcttcagtttctgtgaggacttgacagaggcagaggctgcaaTGATGGCATTCAGTTGCTGAAAGACAAGATGAACACTGTGATATCCAGGTTGGGAAGAGAATAAAGTCAAGGCATAGGCTAGAAGGAAGGACAGTGGACATGACTGGCGACAGCAGTGGATAATGATTAGGGAAGAGGGTGTACCGGTGTAAGCATCTGCAGATTGTCCTGGAAGTTGCCCAGAAAGGCCATGCCAGCCATTCGCTGGGTCAGCCGCTCCACCTTGCTAAAGAGTAACATGAAGCGGTCCTCAGCTGCCAGCTCCTCGAGTGGCTGTCGTTCTCGCTCATACTGCCGCAGCAGCTTCACCTCTGCCTCCGTGGGCAGGAAGCGCATCAGGCATTCCACAAAGTCTACAGGTAGTGTCTGTAAGTCAAACCTGTGGAGGATGAACAACACAGCACTTCAGATCTGACATCTGTCCACATTTCCCCCTCATCCTTAGAAGGGCTGGAGAGCAATAAATACATAGGACACAGCTAGAGGCAAAGCACCATTGCTTCAACTGTCCTAACAAACTGGCTCTCCTGTCTTTGCTCTCTGCTGACATGGAAGAATCCTGTCAGTGCTATTCCCGATACACTCTTCCTTCTGGGCTGAACATGCAgcttctctcactgagcctgagaCCCAGACTGGAGTCAGTGCGCTCTGTTCTGGTTAGTGGGTAACTGACAAAGGTGAGCAAGTCTTGTCAGGAGCCCTGGAATCTAGGGAATCAGCTGCTGTGGGGACAACTGGGACAACAGCTGTCTGGGGACCAGGGCCAAGTTGATGGGAGCCTCACGTGTGGATGGCCCTGCAGATCTCCTCAGCTGAGCGCCCAGCCTTGCGAAGGGTGATAGCCAGGTTCTTGGCACGATTGGCTTCCAAAAGGGTCACCTTGCTGGCAGCCTTTTGTGCTGTCTTATTCTTGGCGCAGATGAGATCAAGAGCAGGACCCTGGGCCTTTGTCTTAAATAACTCTTCAAACTTGTCCAGGTCTAAGTCCTGGCAAAAATAAGAAGGGTCAATGTTGAAGGCTCAGACAATGACAATACCCACTGACCACGTGCCCTGCAAGGATCCAGTCATGACTGGATAATGGTGTCAGTCCTGCTGTGCCTGAAAGCTTTTCCAAGACCAGAAGATCTGGCTCTAGAGTCATCCTGGTCTCCAGGCCCCACCCGAGCCCCTCCCTTCTGGACCCCAGACCCCTGTCACCTCCAGAATCTTCTCATCATCAAGTTCACTGAAGACAGTGCCATTGATCTGGTTGGGTTTCAGTGCTGTCCAGTTAAAGACGGGCAGCCGGAACTTGGTCTTGATGGGCTTTTTGATTCGAATGGCTAGGTTCAGAAGGAGGACGGTGTGAGGAAGGAGGACGGtgtgaggaaaagggagggaacaCTCCAATAGCACTGCCCAGAGCCCCGAGAACACTCACCTGACAGGCCCACTGTCAGCACCACGGAAGGAGCAGCGCCAGGGAGAGGTGGGGCAGGGGGACACTTGTCTGGGAAGAATAAATGCCATAATGACCCACAGTCCTAAGACTCTAGGCTGCCcaaactctgcctgcctccctttccttaagagacagagaggagtgcTATGGAAACCCCACTTAAGCTGATCCTAGAAGTGTACTGAAGGGGAGAGCCAGCGCTAGTCCCTGATGGAGATTCTCCTGTTGGTTCAACCCCAGCTTGGCTGCCTTCAGAGGAATAGTTAAGAGCAGTACCTCAGAGATCCTGAAGCAGAGTCTGCTCCCAGCACTCCTTCCTCTATTCCCCACAAATACTGGTCCTCCCTTAGCCCTCTCTCTCATCCTGACTTGATATCCTCCTAGCCCTCATGATGCCATTTCCCAGCTGTTTCCTAAGAAAGATACTTCTGACTACAATCCTGGCATCACAAAAAAACCTGCCCCTCCAGGCTTGGAAGTCCCAGTTACCTGGTAATGGAGGAGGGGGCGGGGGCAAAGGTGGAGCtggtggaggaggcagaggaagagtcTCCTCAGTAGGTGGGGCTGGAGCCAGCAGGTCCAGGTCAGAGGGTGGCATGCCTTCAGTCAACTCTGTAGGGCCTACCCTGGCCAGGGCCTCACTCCCACCCACGCATTCCAGGCCCCTGGCACTTGGCTCCAGGTGGCATCGGCGCTGAAAggcctcctccttttccttaaTGAGCCTCCGAAGAGTATGCACCTGGTTGCTTGTGTTCTCATATGTCTCCTATCAGGCAGACAGCAACATTGAGGGAAGAATGGGCTGAAGACTTTACAGTCAGTTCCCCTGGGAGTCAGAATTCCTACCCAACAGACTCAAGAAGGGTCATCTCAGTGAGGATGTTCAAAATAGAAGAAATCCAGGTGGTGAGCAGCAAAGCTGGAATGTTCACcatgcatttctctgtgtagccctggctgttctagaactcagtctgtagaccaggctgccctggaactcagacatctcttctgcctctgcctcccaaatcctgaattaaaggcaccaccaccacccagcttcctCTCCGTGATTTTATCTTGAGAAAGAATCTTGAAGCTGGAATGTTCACCATGCAGAGCAGAAGAGTAAGCTTGCTTCCACTGCTATTCTTATAGGTCCTTTGCCCCTGCTCAAGTCTGTTCTCACTGCATAGGACCATAAGGGCTGAAGGAAAAGGATGCCCCTTTGAAACTCCATTGGTCCCCTGCTAGATGGGCACTGCTGCTCTCTCCACAGACCTTAGGTCTTCAttactgcttttatttcattGGCTGTGGATTCCTGCTCAGATGGCAGCTTCATGGATAAGCCTTTGTGATCCCTATAGCCTCCCTGGCTCCCTACCTAGTACTAGAGGCCGTGATAAGCAGATACACACTGAGCTGAGCTCAGTAGCCAACATACCCATATTCTTCTGAGACAAAAAGGTTCTGGCTTGGCTTTATAACTAAGCTATAAAGTTAGGAGAAAGAACACAAGAGACTGAAGTAGGAGAAGCACTGTCCTCCAGGACACCTGTAGACAGTAATGAACAGACGGGCTACTCTAACCATGCTCAGTAAACAGAGCTGAGAAGCATATGAAGACTGCCTGCCCCTGATTCTAGAGGCCCATGAGCATGGCATCTGCTCCCACTCTCTTCTGGGTCTGGCCAACTCCAGCTTCAAGATTCTTTCTCAAGATAAAATCACGGAGaggaagctgggtggtggtggtgcctttaattcaggatttgggaggcagaggcagaagagatgtctgagttccagggcagcctggtctacagactgagttctagaacagccagggctacacagagaaatcctgtctcgagaataaaagaaggagagagaaggaggaggaagagaaggaggaggaagaagaagagaaagagaaagatgaaaaaaaaaaaaaaaccaaaccaggagGTAGGGTGGATGACCAGGTCACCCTTGCCTGAGTGCTGCACATAGATCAGTATCTTCCCTTAACATGATTTGGGAAGAAAAGAATCCCTGAGGAGCTGGGACCTGGGTCAGCGGAggcctccccacttcccctccccttaCTGGCACCTTGATGCTCTCCAGCTCCTTTTCCCGCTGTAGCAGCTGCTTCTCCAGTTCTGCCACCCGCATCATATTCTCATTCTCCAGGTCCAGAAGCTTCTCTGTGAGCTACAAAATGGGGAAGGCATGTTCAGAGCCGTGTTCAAGCTCAAACACTCATAATTTAAAGCCAAACCAGGACCTGAAAAGCTATGTCCAAAAGGCAGCCTTATTCAGGTGGCTTCCCTACATGATTCCTAGGGGCCAGCAGTCCTGACACTATGAAACAGAAATAGATACAAGGCATAGTCtgtcccaagttcaaggccaaaccCAGCCACAGAGGTCAGCGCATTCCAGTAAGTGGTGCTCAATGGCCTGGGCCAGAGCTCAGCCTAGAGAGGCTCAGTGGTTTCAAGGTTCCCTGTGGCCCAATCTGGAGGCAGGCAGCTCAGCTCctggattcctggaacccaccTGTGCCCATCCTCTCAGCCTTCCACAGTGGCTCTGGCAAGCAGAGGACACTTACATGGGATACATGCTCCTCCAGTTCTTCCACCTTTTCCAGGGCTACATTCTTGGTTTCTGCATCTTCCAGCAAGCCCCCCACGTCAAACACATTGTCCAGGTATGCTTGAATCTGCACCTGTAACTTCTCGCTCTCCGTGTGCCTTGACTTCTGTGGAAAGTAGAGAGCAGCACGTACAGGAGCTCCTGGAAACTCCTAGAAGCTCCTGGAAACAGCACAGGCCTCCTGGAAACTCTTAGTCCCCATCACTGCTTCACAGCTCCCTCCTAGAGCGTGTGACCAGTGTCTTCTAGACACTGGCAGAAGGGCCCCAGTCCCAGGCCAAAGACAGGCAGGTTCCAGATCCATCTAGAACTATATTCTTATTTGTTCTTAAATACTcttactaaaacaaaaaacaaaaccaaaaaaaccaagcTCTGTGTGTCTAGCTGACTCTCTACCCTAAAACATTTTACCTTTCCAAGGTCATAGCTTACCTGTAGGAATTCCTCCAGCCCCAACTTGGTAAACTCATATTGCAGGTGGACCCGGAAGTTCATGTCCTCTACTGAGTGCACCACAATGTTGATGAACTGCATGCAGGCCACCTGGGGAACAGAGGCAGCCCCTCAGAACACAGTGTGGCCCTGCTTCAGCAGCACAGCGCTTCAATGGATACGGCATGCCCCTGTCCCAGACCCAGGTCCTCACCATGAAGTCAATGTTGCTGTCTTCATTCCGGAAATACTCCATCAGCTTCTCAAATCGATGCAGTTCTTTGCACACCTGAATGTGCAAACAGTCTCAGAGGAAGAATCCCTACTATGCAGAACTGAGATCCCCAAACTCAGGTTCCCAGGAACATGATGGAGAAAGCATGGTTCAGACCAAGTTTAGCCAAAACTCAGAGGGGCACAGTGGCTAACATCGTCACTAGCCttcagaaggctaaggcaggaggactgccatagtttgaggccagcttgtgaTTTAAGGTAAAAatgtgtctcagaaaacaaaaaccaactaaccaaacaaaatatatcaaaataaatatataaataaaataaaagtaaaacaaaaaccaaagtaacTATAACTTTATCTAGAGACTGTGCCATGTTGGACACCAGAAGAAAACCTAGAACTTGGAATCTGTTAGGTCTCTGACCCTCACCACAGTGAAGGAATCCAGTATAGCCTAGGATTTAAGTGCTTCTAAAGTTAGGCTGTAAAGGCACACAGCAGATCTGATGCTatcaaaatacagaaagagaaaaaaaaaaaaggagtcaagCCATGGCTGCAGCAGAAGGCTGGGGCCCCACGGGGACACGGAGGAGGAGCCAGCATGCAGGAAAGCCGTCTACTAAGAAGGGTCCAGGGGCGCCTATGAGTTCCTCAACTTTCAAGAGGAAGAACTGTTTCCTGAACCAAACAATGGATGCTAGGGAAGAGGCCCGGAGAGGAGGAAGGGGCGGGACCACAACTGTGGCTGGAAGTTGAGGAATCATGAGTTCAAGCAAACTGGGGTTTCAGAGGTAGACCTAAGGATGGGGAAATCCCACACAGGAGTTCTTTCTCCCTCCTAACAGCCTTCTTCCCTGAGAATATACTTGCTTTGGACCCCACCTGTGGGCTCATGGCAACAGAGCCACCTGAGAGTCTATAAAGTGAAGATGCTCCAGTGTGTGAGGAGTAGAGCATGTgcccaaattaaattaaaaaaaaaaaaaggaaaaaaggaaaaaaaattaaaagaaaaaaataaagaaaaagtgtgTGTTTTGGCTGCTataaatgtatatgaatgtgtgtgttgtttctgtggaggccagaagggggcaccaaatcctctggaactggaactaAAGACAGTTGTGCGCTACCATTTGGatactagaaactgaacccaaggcctctgCAAGGTCAGCAAGGGCTCTGACTACCGAGCCATGTGTCCAGCCGCAGTCTGCACTCTACCCAGAGCCTCATTAACTGGACAATGGGAGGTGTCCTGGAACAAGTTTTCAAAGACTTGAGTTTTGCTTTGGCTTCTGTTGTAGTCTCACTCTAAAACAGGCTGCTTGGCAGTTAAAGTCACTAGAGACCCCAGGCAACTGGATCTACCCAGTTCCCCACcttctccacacacccacacccacacacgaGCATGCAGAAGAGACCAACCTCTTTGAAATTGTCAAAGGCAGCAAGGATAATTTCATGACCTCCCCGCACCAAACACACAGCTGCCAGCAGCTCCAAGACTAGGGCTTTGGTCCTAGGAGATGAAGGAAGTTAGCATCCAAGCCCCATGCAAGCCACCACAGCTCATGTCCTtcagaaagaagatggaaaaggAATGCTTGTTCCCTCATTAGGCTGTGAAGTGAAGCCTGGATACATCTCCTCCAGCAGAGGAGTTCCTGGCTAAAGGACTTGTCAAAAATAAATCAGGATCTTTAGAAACCTGGACATAATGAGGAGGGAATCAACACACCTTGGATTCTTGTTGTTGAGGCTAAGTGCAATCTCATTGACAGCATGGGGGTGGGACATGACCAAGTTGAAGCCATACTGcaaaggaaaagacaggaaggGACCCTGATGTAAGAAAGAAGAAGCCAGCAGGTCTCCACTAGCAAACCTGACTTTCATAAGCTGGTGCTCTGCTGTCTTGGTTGGATAGATGAGGCAAAAGGGGCAGTACATCCACACCAAGCATCACCCTCTCACCTGATAGTTCATGATGGCTCTGAGGCAAAGGATGCAGACATGGACATCATCCTTCTGGCTCACCAGACGGGAGTTCTTCAGGGCCCTGCGGCCAGGGAGAGTACTGTACCTGTGGGATAGGGCCAAGTGATCAGGTAGGGACAAGGCTGCTGGTGAAGGTTAGACCACCAGGCTGCCTTGTAGAAACAGCATAAATGGAGGAAAGAAGACCCTGTACCAAAGGCCAAGACGGCGAGAGTGCAGAAGGCAGTGAAGTCGGCCAGTCACCTCTTTGGTACAGGCCTTCGTTGGCAACTGCCTAGGACCCCAGCTTTATACTCTGCCAAAATCATGCTATCCCCAGAGATCTCtgaaataaaaaattgttttaaggaATTTGTAGTCCTTGGGGTAGGTCACAAAGACACGCATCTGAGactccctcctccctcatttAGTTACATCTCTGGCATATTCAGTGGGGAGTGAGTTTTTGTGCTCATCTCATTCTCAAGTCCCCCAAAGGCTGACCTACTAGGCCTTATGAAGGCTCggggccatgcctggctttgcaTCATCTCTCCACTACCTTAATGTTTTGTGAGAAGAGGAAACACATACAGAATCTGCTCCTGCAAGACCAGAATGGCAGGCAGTGTCCATGACACAAAAtccaagaagagaagaagagccACAAGAGAGACATAGGTCAAAGGAAGGCTATGGATCTATAAGAACAGCCCCTGAGTAACGGGCTCGGCGAAGTGATCCAGTCCACTGCAGGACCACTCTTGTGAAAGCACAGACAAGGAAAGGTTTGGAGAGAAAAGAcctgaaggggaaagggaagggaaaggaaggagccaGCAGTAGCTGAGGCTGTTCTCTAAGAGCTGATGGGAAAAGTGAGAGTTAAGGGGGAAACAGGTGTGGGGGCAGGAGCTGAACTGGCCAGTAAAGCCCAAGCCCTGCCCAACGTCAGGAAGGAATGGCTAGGAGAGAGTGAGGACTTGGGGAAGGGAGAGCTGGAGCATCAGGGGGTAGCACAGCTGAGGACCATGTACTTACCCAGGACAGACCGCTGGGCAGAgtcagggagagagaggacagatgagaGACAGGCGAACAGGCAGAGGGCAAGAGAGCTGAGCCTGGAAGCAAGAGTGGAGGGACGAGCATAAGCACTCACCGGGTTACCAAGACctggctggggctggggtgggaggcAGGTGGTCAGAGTAAGCGCGCACAGCACATACCGGAGCACGGACTGGCGCGCAGAGCGAGCGAGGCTGTTGGTGAAGGGGGCCGACAGGGCGTTGGGCGGCTGCAGGTCCTCGATTGACCTGCTCCAGGACCGGAGCTTGTCAAATGCACCATCATCACCACTCTCCAGACCCTCAAAGTCAAACCTAGAGCATGAGAggacacacatgcgcacacacaggcACGTATACAAGGAAAGTTCTGTGCCAAGCCCCCAGCAAGCCCACCGtcccctcttcaggcctctgtggcAAACAAAAAGCAGGAGCagcaagaagaggaaacagaattaGGCATCGGAGACCTGATCCTGGTTGGAGCTACCAACGTAGGACAGGGCAGAAAAGGCTCAGATAGTTTTAGGAGAGGGGAATTTAAAGGCTTCTCCATGGCTCGAAGGCTGTGGGGGCTGGCAGGCTTCCTGTGCTCCTAGCCCCTTGAATGGGACATCTCAAATCACCATGACtctactttaaaaatctgtactaaAGATAATGGAGGGAAATGAGCCAATAATCCAGGTGGCCAATAGCAGTGGCCAAAAGACTCAGAGCACTGTAAAGCAGCCTAGGTCATCAAGAAGTGGACAGGtctgaaaggaaaagaatgagggCCCTGGAAAGCCAAGGCTGAGCTCAGCAAGCACACTGCTGTCTCACCCTACCAATGGCTTCTGTGGCTTGGCTTGTTTagctttgcagtgctggggagtgAGCCAGGGGTCTCCTGCCAGGCCAGTATGCTAATAGGAGGCGCCCAGTGAGCTACACCCCAGGCCTATCCCTCTGAATGGCTGATGTTTTATGGCCGAGGCTTCTatgtcttcctcctcagcttcagattccctagagctgaGCTCAGACTGTGAAAGAAGGAGGTGTTCTAGCCCCTGAGGAAGGGAGTATTGTCTTTGGTTACTTCCTACAACAGGTCTCTCACCATAAGCAGTTGTGTCCAGAACAAAGAGGTCAGCTGAGATCACACAACACTCAGGGCCTTCTCTTACATCCCCGGCCCCCCAGAATACACACCCTGAAAAGGCAATCTCACCTATCCCTCCTGCCCTGTACCC
The window above is part of the Arvicanthis niloticus isolate mArvNil1 chromosome 13, mArvNil1.pat.X, whole genome shotgun sequence genome. Proteins encoded here:
- the Fmnl3 gene encoding LOW QUALITY PROTEIN: formin-like protein 3 (The sequence of the model RefSeq protein was modified relative to this genomic sequence to represent the inferred CDS: inserted 4 bases in 3 codons): MGNLESTDGGPGEPPSVPLLLPPGKTPMPEPCELEERFALVLSSMNLPPDKARLLRQYDNEKKWDLICDQERFQVKNPPHTYIQKLQSFLDPNVTRKKFRRRVQESTKVLRELEISLRTNHIGWVREFLNDENKGLDVLVDYLSFAQCSVMFDFEGLESGDDGAFDKLRSWSRSIEDLQPPNALSAPFTNSLARSARQSVLRYSTLPGRRALKNSRLVSQKDDVHVCILCLRAIMNYQYGFNLVMSHPHAVNEIALSLNNKNPRTKALVLELLAAVCLVRGGHEIILAAFDNFKEVCKELHRFEKLMEYFRNEDSNIDFMVACMQFINIVVHSVEDMNFRVHLQYEFTKLGLEEFLQKSRHTESEKLQVQIQAYLDNVFDVGGLLEDAETKNVALEKVEELEEHVSHLTEKLLDLENENMMRVAELEKQLLQREKELESIKETYENTSNQVHTLRRLIKEKEEAFQRRCHLEPSARGLECVGGSEALARVGPTELTEGMPPSDLDLLAPAPPTEETLPLPPPPAPPLPPPPPPLPDKCPPAPPLPGAAPSVVLTVGLSAIRIKKPIKTKFRLPVFNWTALKPNQINGTVFSELDDEKILEDLDLDKFEELFKTKAQGPALDLICAKNKTAQKAASKVTLLEANRAKNLAITLRKAGRSAEEICRAIHTFDLQTLPVDFVECLMRFLPTEAEVKLLRQYERERQPLEELAAEDRFMLLFSKVERLTQRMAGMAFLGNFQDNLQMLTPQLNAIIAASASVKSSQKLKQMLEIILALGNYMNSSKRGAVYGFKLQSLDLLLDTKSTDRKMTLLHFIALTVKEKYPELANFWHELHFVEKAAAVSLENVLLDVKELGRGMELIRRECSIHDNSVLRNFLTTNEGKLDKLQRDAKTAEEAYNAVVRYFGESPKTTPPSVFFPVFVRFIRSYKEAEQENEARKKQEEVMREKQLAQEAKKLDAKTPSQRNKWQQQELIAELRRRQAKEHRPVYEGKDGTIEDIITGFNHQLMVAHSQAXECCATQWPSSGSRSPLTSSWXQKYFSSQSPADLDSGQWAQGPAEGCVVPAAAAPXLRLAHPYATVGTRSVGAWHFPSAPHSALCPQSSTLFPEGSIQDWEKPLPASAHESTQPLFLESSERKGGWCTSRRKTDFPPLLQPHSQLWFREYPD